From a single Micromonospora carbonacea genomic region:
- a CDS encoding fibronectin type III domain-containing protein, whose protein sequence is MATIDDAVSTGPGAARRRRWRGGLVTVGTVSALLAAMGLTVLGLGAADNAVANYDASSWLWSAARSELARVNGVTARVDTRVEVPDARRHPVQVVQTDRLLILRDLNTGQVSSLDLATLQITASTRTTPGLGVNVALHSDAAFVVDAVQGVVRQLDPRSLAPVGEPVRYPPGITGGAFDGEGRLWVAVPAEGTVSAVTAAELPSEPGPAAPPGGGISPKRVETYEVAEPSHELMVSTLDDGVAVLDRTAGTLVRVQRGEVVRTPLTIAGPGALPARTSGPKVPVTVAGERKVHVIGAGGEERQFTVPGRGDELSPAVAWADRFYCADESTGTVYSFDASGQLVDTIGGKGSTGPLELEVRENRLFINAPDSSTARVVDDKHRVREVNKYANDVLGGDPPPVPPPPPPPKKPKVGKPSAPRSVTASAGNARARVSWRPAAANGAEIIRYVVEGAGERREVGANQRSVEVTGLTNGETYRFSVHAVNAKGDGPARSSNPVTPTAAVPDPPSGVTAEARPDGTVLVKWPAANGQGNTIAKYAVTATSAGANAPAGESTKTELVVPAGELDYGTQYAFTVVSVNDRGAGSAASPVSNSVVPFAAPGAPVDLRATTVANRPGTVAVQWSPAAANGRPVTKYLVAAGGRSSEVTDTRATVDGLGDGQSVTVTVQAVNEAGPGETATGTARTVAPPRVTVTGSSATATAVTVNFTVDAGGGQATCTVSVPGEKPVTAGNCASATVPGLTPGTAYTATVTASNAAGEGTARRAQSTDPLYGVATCNNGPDGDQRTYCNKDVDGRNGNEIFSVPRQDNDKQVGWARPGTRLKAYCKRQGESVDSWIYNDQKQSSWWVRVEFEGKNYIPWAWLNLEGGDNINVLPTC, encoded by the coding sequence GTGGCCACCATCGACGACGCCGTGAGCACGGGGCCGGGTGCCGCCCGCCGCCGGCGCTGGCGCGGTGGCCTCGTCACCGTCGGCACGGTGTCCGCGCTGCTGGCCGCGATGGGCCTCACCGTCCTCGGGTTGGGCGCCGCCGACAACGCGGTGGCCAACTACGACGCCAGCAGTTGGCTGTGGAGCGCGGCGCGCAGCGAGCTGGCGCGGGTCAACGGCGTGACGGCGCGGGTGGACACCCGGGTGGAGGTCCCCGACGCGCGACGGCACCCGGTGCAGGTCGTCCAGACCGACCGGCTGCTGATCCTGCGCGACCTGAACACCGGGCAGGTCAGCTCGCTGGACCTGGCCACCCTCCAGATCACCGCCAGCACCCGGACCACCCCGGGGCTGGGCGTCAACGTGGCGCTGCACTCCGATGCCGCGTTCGTGGTGGACGCCGTGCAGGGCGTCGTCCGGCAGCTCGACCCGCGTTCGCTGGCCCCGGTGGGCGAGCCGGTGCGCTACCCGCCGGGGATCACCGGCGGGGCGTTCGACGGCGAGGGCCGGCTGTGGGTCGCCGTGCCGGCCGAGGGCACCGTCTCGGCGGTCACGGCGGCGGAGCTGCCGTCCGAGCCGGGCCCGGCCGCGCCGCCGGGCGGCGGCATCTCGCCGAAGCGGGTCGAGACGTACGAGGTCGCCGAGCCCAGCCACGAGCTGATGGTCTCCACGCTGGACGACGGCGTCGCGGTGCTCGACCGCACGGCCGGCACGCTGGTGCGGGTGCAACGCGGCGAGGTGGTCCGCACCCCGCTGACGATCGCCGGGCCGGGGGCGCTGCCGGCGCGCACGAGCGGGCCGAAGGTGCCGGTGACCGTCGCCGGCGAGCGGAAGGTGCACGTGATCGGCGCGGGCGGCGAGGAGCGGCAGTTCACGGTGCCGGGCCGGGGCGACGAGCTCAGCCCGGCCGTGGCGTGGGCGGACCGCTTCTACTGTGCCGACGAGTCGACGGGCACCGTCTACTCCTTCGACGCCTCCGGCCAGCTCGTCGACACGATCGGCGGCAAGGGCTCCACCGGCCCGCTGGAGCTGGAGGTGCGGGAGAACCGGCTGTTCATCAACGCGCCGGACTCGTCGACCGCCCGGGTGGTCGACGACAAGCACCGGGTGCGCGAGGTCAACAAGTACGCCAACGACGTGCTCGGCGGCGACCCGCCGCCGGTGCCCCCGCCGCCGCCCCCGCCGAAGAAGCCGAAGGTGGGCAAGCCGAGCGCGCCGCGCAGCGTCACCGCGTCGGCCGGCAACGCGCGGGCCCGGGTGAGCTGGCGGCCGGCGGCCGCGAACGGCGCGGAGATCATCCGGTACGTGGTGGAGGGTGCCGGGGAGCGCCGCGAGGTGGGGGCCAACCAGCGGTCGGTGGAGGTCACGGGCCTGACCAACGGCGAGACGTACCGGTTCTCGGTGCACGCGGTCAACGCCAAGGGCGACGGCCCGGCGCGGTCCAGCAATCCGGTGACGCCGACCGCGGCGGTGCCGGACCCGCCGTCGGGCGTGACGGCCGAGGCCCGGCCCGACGGCACGGTGCTGGTGAAGTGGCCGGCGGCGAACGGCCAGGGCAACACCATCGCGAAGTACGCGGTGACGGCGACCTCGGCGGGCGCCAACGCGCCGGCCGGCGAGTCGACGAAGACCGAGCTGGTGGTGCCGGCCGGCGAGCTGGACTACGGCACGCAGTACGCGTTCACGGTCGTGTCGGTCAACGACCGGGGCGCGGGGTCGGCGGCGTCCCCGGTGAGCAACAGCGTGGTGCCGTTCGCCGCGCCCGGCGCGCCGGTCGACCTGCGGGCGACGACGGTGGCGAACCGGCCGGGCACCGTGGCGGTGCAGTGGTCGCCGGCCGCCGCCAACGGCCGCCCGGTAACGAAGTACCTGGTGGCGGCGGGCGGCCGCAGCAGCGAGGTGACCGACACCCGGGCCACCGTGGACGGCCTGGGCGACGGGCAGAGCGTCACGGTGACGGTGCAGGCGGTCAACGAGGCGGGTCCGGGCGAGACGGCGACGGGCACCGCCCGCACGGTGGCGCCGCCCCGGGTCACGGTCACCGGTTCGTCGGCGACGGCCACGGCGGTCACGGTGAACTTCACGGTGGACGCCGGTGGCGGGCAGGCCACCTGCACGGTCAGCGTCCCGGGCGAGAAGCCGGTCACGGCCGGCAACTGCGCCAGCGCGACCGTGCCGGGGCTGACGCCGGGCACGGCGTACACGGCGACGGTGACGGCGAGCAACGCCGCCGGGGAGGGCACGGCGAGGCGGGCGCAGAGCACCGACCCGCTGTACGGGGTCGCGACGTGCAACAACGGCCCCGACGGCGACCAGCGGACGTACTGCAACAAGGACGTGGATGGCCGCAACGGCAACGAGATCTTCTCCGTTCCCCGGCAGGACAACGACAAGCAGGTCGGCTGGGCCCGACCGGGCACCCGGTTGAAGGCGTACTGCAAGCGGCAGGGCGAGAGCGTCGACTCCTGGATCTACAACGACCAGAAGCAGAGCAGCTGGTGGGTGCGGGTCGAGTTCGAGGGGAAGAACTACATCCCGTGGGCCTGGCTCAACCTCGAAGGCGGCGACAACATCAACGTCCTGCCGACCTGCTGA
- a CDS encoding fibronectin type III domain-containing protein encodes MSQPSPLAALQHRALALRAAGDVAGACRLLADAIDPLRASFGEDHPEVLGTAHLLARLHREADDPAAARRVLEGALAAGERRWHPADPLMLAFSFDLASVAEELGNRHEARRHYSRVADAGPAVLGADHPAVQAARHYLGGAGPGTTPPVPPAPPAPRAAAPPGPPTPRDSTTSPPPFPRQPPLPPPVSGPPRQPPPPPPRIPAPSRSPEFVAPAPHALGPPHPATAPGAPPASPVSATPAAATRPVSGADAPPQPVSPWAPQAAPPAPRIPAPPRPGPGRQGGPVPHPPAPSATPNPPGPRAPAEPGPQPSPPPAPPRGWDEPTIQVRQLDPLLREEAARQEGLRAATEPGGDASSAPTTGAPPVGAPPTSRPVSGAPVSRTPVSGVPVSGTPVSGTPVSGTPVSGSPVSGTPVSGTPVPPWGMTAPPWGRVSPSPSPAEPVDDGLSAPGGAGHPTAGGTALPPLGPAPGRLAAPVGPGPDAAPVPLTVPAPAPQPQAQAQAQAQAQAFHDPARALGPGHGAAHPDASPPPPAPDPRPAARPHRPPWPGREAVEAGPVGPGSAPAPPAPAAADWDGQPGRDGQPGRDGPAWPERGGGGPDDDYPSPREAWQTTYPEEKQAGRGRVLIVVAVVAALVVLAVVVGVAALALGRAAGPPPPTPPSAAAGPTVDGPPPGDLELRDDSSTITLTWTDPSAGAVPFMVAGGRAGQKLGVMATVDPGQTSYTVNGLNARVDYCFTVLAVYSTDAFATSGQVCTQRERTATPR; translated from the coding sequence GTGTCACAGCCCTCTCCCCTGGCCGCACTTCAGCACCGGGCGCTCGCGCTGCGCGCCGCCGGCGACGTCGCGGGCGCGTGCCGGCTGTTGGCCGACGCGATCGACCCGCTGCGGGCCAGCTTCGGCGAGGACCATCCGGAGGTCCTGGGCACCGCCCACCTGCTCGCCCGGCTGCACCGGGAGGCCGACGACCCGGCCGCCGCGCGGCGCGTGCTGGAGGGGGCCCTCGCGGCCGGCGAGCGCCGGTGGCATCCCGCCGACCCGCTGATGCTCGCGTTCTCCTTCGACCTCGCCTCGGTCGCCGAGGAGCTGGGCAACCGGCACGAGGCCCGCCGCCACTACTCCCGGGTGGCCGACGCCGGCCCCGCCGTGCTCGGTGCCGACCACCCGGCGGTACAGGCGGCCCGGCACTATCTCGGGGGCGCGGGGCCGGGCACGACGCCGCCTGTTCCTCCCGCCCCGCCCGCCCCGCGCGCGGCCGCGCCACCCGGACCGCCGACGCCGCGCGATTCGACCACGTCCCCGCCGCCGTTCCCGCGCCAGCCGCCGCTACCGCCGCCGGTGTCCGGCCCGCCGCGGCAACCGCCGCCGCCCCCGCCCCGGATCCCGGCGCCGTCCCGGTCGCCGGAGTTCGTCGCCCCCGCCCCGCACGCACTGGGGCCGCCGCACCCGGCGACCGCGCCGGGCGCACCGCCGGCTTCGCCGGTGTCCGCGACCCCGGCGGCTGCGACGAGGCCCGTTTCCGGTGCCGACGCGCCGCCGCAGCCGGTCTCGCCGTGGGCTCCGCAGGCGGCGCCACCGGCGCCACGGATCCCGGCTCCACCGCGCCCCGGGCCCGGCAGGCAGGGCGGGCCGGTGCCGCACCCGCCTGCGCCGAGCGCCACGCCGAACCCGCCGGGCCCGCGCGCGCCCGCCGAGCCGGGGCCGCAGCCGTCGCCGCCGCCCGCGCCGCCGCGCGGTTGGGACGAGCCGACCATCCAGGTACGGCAGCTCGATCCCCTGCTGCGGGAGGAGGCCGCCCGGCAGGAGGGCCTCCGGGCCGCGACCGAACCGGGCGGTGACGCCTCGTCGGCCCCGACGACCGGAGCCCCTCCCGTGGGCGCTCCGCCGACCAGCAGGCCCGTGAGCGGAGCGCCCGTCAGCCGCACGCCGGTCAGCGGCGTGCCCGTGAGCGGCACCCCTGTCAGCGGCACCCCCGTCAGTGGCACGCCGGTCAGCGGGTCGCCGGTCAGTGGCACGCCGGTCAGCGGGACGCCCGTGCCGCCGTGGGGCATGACCGCGCCGCCCTGGGGCCGGGTCTCGCCCTCGCCGTCGCCGGCCGAGCCCGTCGACGACGGACTCTCCGCACCGGGCGGCGCGGGCCACCCGACGGCCGGGGGCACGGCCCTGCCGCCCCTCGGGCCCGCTCCCGGGCGTCTGGCGGCCCCGGTCGGGCCCGGACCGGACGCCGCACCGGTACCGCTGACGGTGCCGGCACCCGCACCGCAGCCGCAGGCGCAGGCGCAGGCGCAGGCGCAGGCGCAGGCGTTCCATGACCCGGCGAGGGCGCTCGGCCCGGGCCACGGGGCGGCGCACCCGGACGCGTCCCCGCCGCCGCCCGCACCCGACCCCCGACCGGCGGCCCGGCCCCACCGGCCGCCGTGGCCCGGGCGGGAAGCGGTCGAGGCGGGACCGGTCGGCCCCGGGAGCGCACCGGCCCCGCCCGCACCGGCGGCAGCGGACTGGGACGGGCAACCGGGGCGGGACGGGCAGCCGGGGCGGGACGGGCCGGCGTGGCCCGAGCGGGGTGGCGGGGGGCCCGACGACGATTACCCGTCCCCGCGCGAGGCGTGGCAGACGACGTACCCCGAGGAGAAGCAGGCCGGGCGCGGACGGGTGCTGATCGTCGTGGCCGTGGTGGCGGCCCTGGTCGTGCTCGCGGTCGTGGTCGGCGTCGCGGCGCTGGCGCTCGGTCGCGCCGCGGGGCCGCCCCCGCCGACGCCGCCGTCGGCGGCGGCCGGGCCGACGGTGGACGGTCCGCCGCCGGGTGACCTGGAGCTGCGTGACGACAGCAGCACGATCACCCTGACCTGGACGGACCCGTCGGCCGGCGCGGTGCCGTTCATGGTGGCCGGTGGCCGGGCCGGGCAGAAGCTGGGGGTGATGGCCACGGTGGACCCGGGGCAGACCAGCTACACGGTGAACGGGCTGAACGCCCGGGTGGACTACTGCTTCACGGTGCTCGCCGTGTACTCGACCGACGCGTTCGCCACCTCCGGGCAGGTGTGTACGCAGCGGGAGCGGACCGCCACGCCGCGCTGA